From a region of the Vaginimicrobium propionicum genome:
- the ftsX gene encoding permease-like cell division protein FtsX → MRYSLKETWSGLKRNLSMTIAVIVTMTVSLTLFGMSVMTFSEVDLVKGRWYDKIEISVYLCVKESATTSQGGTCEHNKETTDAQRELIQKTLESNPLVSKVYYESKQEAYDDYQRTYADSPLLDSLTVDQMQDSFRVKLVDPENYQQVVQETKQLPGVQNVLDMHEVLDPVFNVLNGLKWGTFGMSALLLIAAMLQIGNTIRMSAFTRRKEIGIMRLVGASNSYIMLPFLLEALIAGLVSVIFSGIALLASYYLIVDQKAKVSIQALPWITWQNAWFAVLVVAIVAVVLSIIPTLIVTRRYLKV, encoded by the coding sequence ATGCGTTACTCATTGAAAGAAACTTGGTCTGGGCTTAAACGAAACTTGTCTATGACGATTGCGGTAATCGTCACTATGACAGTTTCCTTAACCCTTTTTGGCATGTCTGTAATGACTTTTTCAGAAGTCGATCTTGTTAAAGGACGCTGGTACGACAAGATTGAAATATCTGTATATCTTTGTGTAAAAGAATCTGCTACCACATCACAAGGTGGCACTTGTGAACACAATAAAGAAACTACAGATGCCCAACGTGAATTAATTCAGAAAACTTTGGAGTCTAATCCGTTAGTTTCTAAGGTTTATTATGAATCTAAACAAGAGGCTTATGACGATTATCAACGCACATATGCAGATTCACCTTTATTAGATAGTTTAACTGTCGATCAAATGCAGGATTCTTTCCGAGTTAAATTGGTTGACCCAGAGAATTATCAGCAGGTGGTTCAAGAGACTAAGCAATTGCCTGGCGTCCAGAATGTGCTTGATATGCATGAAGTTCTTGACCCCGTCTTTAACGTGCTTAACGGGCTGAAGTGGGGGACTTTCGGGATGTCAGCACTGCTGCTGATAGCTGCAATGCTCCAAATCGGTAACACCATCCGAATGTCTGCTTTTACCCGACGCAAAGAGATTGGCATTATGCGTTTGGTGGGAGCCTCGAATTCCTACATCATGTTGCCCTTCCTGTTGGAGGCTCTGATCGCGGGGCTTGTTTCCGTCATCTTTTCGGGCATTGCGTTGCTCGCTAGCTATTACTTGATAGTTGATCAAAAGGCTAAAGTTTCAATTCAAGCTTTACCGTGGATCACGTGGCAGAACGCATGGTTTGCGGTTCTAGTAGTTGCGATAGTCGCGGTAGTTCTATCTATTATTCCCACATTGATCGTCACCCGGCGCTACCTGAAGGTATGA
- the ftsE gene encoding cell division ATP-binding protein FtsE, whose amino-acid sequence MITFEDVSKIYPGQPTAALKHINLHIDKGEFVFLVGQSGSGKSTFLRTIIREYRPTSGRITVLGKDLGRLSSWRVPWLRRQIGAVFQDFRLLPGKTVYENVSFGLQVLGRSAKEINEKVPQTLELVGLSGKDHRLPEELSGGEQQRTAIARAIVNSPKILIADEPTGNLDPQTSVGIMKLLDRINRRDTTVIMATHDATIVDQMRRRVLELDDGSLVRDQASGIYGMA is encoded by the coding sequence GTGATTACTTTCGAGGACGTGTCGAAGATCTATCCAGGTCAGCCAACAGCTGCACTCAAGCACATTAATCTGCATATAGATAAAGGGGAATTCGTCTTTCTTGTTGGCCAATCTGGCTCGGGGAAATCGACTTTCTTGCGCACGATAATTCGTGAGTATCGCCCAACCTCAGGGCGGATTACGGTACTTGGAAAAGATTTAGGCAGGTTGAGTTCTTGGCGGGTGCCTTGGCTTAGACGCCAAATTGGTGCCGTTTTCCAAGATTTTCGGTTACTGCCCGGCAAAACTGTTTACGAAAATGTTTCATTCGGTTTGCAGGTGTTGGGGCGAAGCGCCAAGGAAATAAACGAGAAAGTGCCGCAGACCCTTGAACTTGTTGGGTTATCAGGCAAAGATCATCGGCTTCCCGAGGAATTGTCGGGTGGCGAGCAGCAGCGTACCGCGATCGCTAGAGCTATCGTCAACAGTCCTAAAATTTTGATTGCGGACGAACCTACTGGAAATCTTGACCCGCAAACATCTGTGGGGATCATGAAATTATTGGATCGAATCAATCGGCGCGACACGACCGTTATCATGGCTACTCACGACGCGACCATTGTCGATCAGATGCGTAGAAGAGTCCTCGAATTAGATGATGGCTCTCTGGTGCGCGATCAGGCGTCCGGTATTTATGGCATGGCTTAG
- the prfB gene encoding peptide chain release factor 2 encodes MALNDLLEQLTDLDHSLVSIESVIDPETKKSQIAELERQAAAPDLWDDQENAQQVTSKLSRLQSQVEKVTGLRRRLDDARVLIELAAEESDKDTAEEANREVTALEREIDALEVRTLLSGAYDERDALVTIRSEAGGVDAADFAAMLLRMYERWAERNGYGIEVYDISYAEEAGIKSATFAVKAPYAYGILSVEQGTHRLVRISPFDNQARRQTSFAGVEVLPVVEATDHIDIPEQDIRVDVFRSSGPGGQSVNTTDSAVRITHLPTGLVVSCQNEKSQIQNRAAAMRVLQARLLERARAKQAEEMDALRSDGNSWGSQMRSYILHPYQMVKDLRTNYETGNTDAVFDGDLDAFIDAGIRWRRQEETADA; translated from the coding sequence GTGGCGCTAAATGACCTTCTTGAGCAACTAACCGATCTCGATCATTCACTAGTTTCGATTGAGTCGGTAATCGATCCTGAAACTAAGAAGAGCCAAATTGCTGAGCTGGAACGTCAGGCGGCCGCCCCTGACCTTTGGGATGACCAAGAAAATGCTCAACAAGTGACCAGCAAACTATCGCGACTGCAATCTCAAGTCGAGAAGGTTACTGGATTGCGTCGCCGGCTTGATGATGCGCGAGTCCTTATCGAATTAGCGGCGGAAGAAAGCGACAAAGATACCGCCGAAGAGGCAAACCGCGAGGTGACCGCTCTGGAGCGCGAAATCGACGCGTTAGAAGTGCGAACCTTGTTATCCGGAGCCTATGACGAGCGGGATGCGCTAGTTACGATCCGTTCAGAAGCCGGAGGCGTGGATGCTGCAGATTTCGCTGCAATGCTATTGAGAATGTATGAACGCTGGGCGGAACGTAACGGTTACGGTATAGAAGTCTACGACATCAGCTACGCAGAGGAGGCTGGCATAAAATCGGCCACTTTCGCCGTTAAAGCTCCATACGCTTATGGGATTTTAAGTGTTGAACAAGGAACACATCGGCTAGTGCGGATTAGTCCCTTCGATAACCAGGCTAGACGACAAACTTCCTTTGCTGGCGTCGAAGTTTTGCCAGTGGTGGAAGCGACCGACCATATCGACATCCCAGAACAAGACATTCGCGTTGACGTTTTCCGCAGCTCAGGTCCTGGCGGACAGTCAGTAAACACTACTGATTCAGCTGTGCGGATTACCCACCTGCCGACTGGCTTGGTGGTTAGCTGTCAGAATGAAAAGAGCCAGATACAAAATAGAGCTGCAGCTATGCGAGTGCTGCAAGCTAGATTGCTTGAACGGGCTCGGGCTAAACAAGCAGAAGAGATGGACGCCTTACGTTCAGACGGCAACTCGTGGGGGTCGCAAATGAGGTCTTATATATTGCACCCCTACCAGATGGTCAAAGATTTACGCACCAATTATGAGACTGGCAATACTGATGCAGTCTTTGACGGGGATCTTGATGCCTTTATTGATGCTGGCATTAGGTGGCGACGTCAAGAAGAAACCGCTGACGCTTAA
- a CDS encoding GatB/YqeY domain-containing protein: protein MMGALKAQLKSDLTAAMKAKDELAKSTIRMALAALMNAEVSGNEKHELSEAEELKIITKEVRSREESAQTYKDGGRPELAETELAEAQLLKKYLPKALSDEELVGIVEAEIAEVSNQLGTKPTMRQMGAIVKAVNAKAAGRAEGKTVAKLVKERLA, encoded by the coding sequence ATGATGGGCGCATTGAAAGCACAATTAAAGTCTGATTTAACGGCTGCCATGAAAGCCAAGGATGAATTAGCGAAGTCAACGATACGCATGGCATTGGCTGCATTGATGAACGCAGAGGTGTCTGGCAACGAAAAACACGAGCTGAGCGAAGCTGAAGAACTAAAAATAATCACAAAAGAAGTTCGCTCTCGCGAAGAGTCTGCTCAAACTTATAAGGATGGCGGGCGGCCAGAGCTAGCTGAAACAGAGCTCGCAGAAGCTCAATTGTTGAAAAAGTACCTTCCAAAGGCTCTTAGCGACGAAGAACTAGTAGGGATAGTAGAGGCTGAGATAGCCGAAGTCAGCAACCAACTTGGTACCAAACCCACTATGCGTCAGATGGGTGCCATAGTCAAAGCCGTCAACGCTAAGGCAGCCGGCCGAGCAGAAGGTAAAACAGTGGCCAAGCTCGTCAAAGAACGGTTAGCCTAA
- a CDS encoding NADP-dependent isocitrate dehydrogenase, whose translation MTYPIIYTRTDEAPALATASLLPIVRAFAAKAGVEVVTCDISLTSRIIAAMSKWLPKQYRRDDALAKLGVLTGEAGANIIKLPNISASLPQLKAAIKELQDHGVPVPDFPDEPLDDQEHEIRQAYQKVLGSAVNPVLRQGNSERRAPQAVKNYARNHSHSMGVWPKDSKTNVVSMSADDFAHTEQSVVIAKAQNLKVIFRDAQSNSTVLKDQLAVRDGELVDASVLRAKSLDEFLTISLKRAKDEGLLFAAHLKATMMKVSDPVIFGHVLKAYFADVFAKYGDKINASGARPRDGLGAIFQALEKIPDGEDIKAAFRAQLETEPELAMVDSDRGITCLHVPSDIIVDASMPAMIRAGGLMWNRFGQTQQTLAVIPDSSYSGVYQAVIDDCRANGALNPETMGTVPNIGLMAMAAEEYGSHDKTFEISASGEVLIVDESGRELTSHQVGAGDIWRACQTKDLAIRDWVKLAVDRADLLQMPVVFWLDKSRAHDAKLIELVTKYLGDYDTSRLTIEILNPVEATKYTLRRLRDGQSTISATGNVLRDYLTDLFPILELGTSAKMLSIVPLLSGGGLFETGAGGSAPKHVQQFLTEGHLRWDSLGEFLALGVSLSQWARLNSCRQAEILASTLDAATQRLLEEGRSPARQSGKIDNRGTHYYLASYWADELAHQREDEALASTFAPLARQLAKSEEAIMNELLAAQGKPVDIGGYYDPNEKLVAKAMRPSKTFNSLIDAF comes from the coding sequence ATGACCTACCCAATCATTTACACCCGCACAGATGAGGCTCCGGCTTTAGCCACTGCCTCGTTGCTGCCGATCGTCCGCGCCTTCGCTGCCAAGGCTGGGGTGGAAGTTGTCACCTGCGATATTTCGTTGACGTCTCGGATCATTGCCGCGATGTCAAAGTGGCTACCAAAACAGTATCGCCGCGATGATGCGTTAGCGAAGCTCGGGGTGTTAACGGGTGAAGCCGGAGCAAATATAATTAAATTACCCAATATCTCGGCTTCACTACCGCAACTAAAGGCTGCGATAAAAGAGCTGCAAGATCATGGGGTGCCGGTTCCAGATTTTCCTGACGAACCATTAGATGATCAAGAGCACGAAATCCGCCAGGCTTATCAAAAAGTTTTAGGCTCTGCTGTCAATCCTGTACTACGACAAGGCAATTCTGAGCGTCGGGCGCCTCAAGCAGTGAAAAATTACGCCCGCAACCATTCACATTCGATGGGGGTTTGGCCTAAAGATTCCAAGACGAATGTAGTATCAATGAGCGCCGACGATTTCGCTCATACAGAGCAGTCAGTCGTGATTGCTAAGGCGCAAAATCTTAAGGTTATTTTTCGCGACGCTCAGAGTAACTCGACGGTATTGAAAGACCAACTTGCCGTTCGCGACGGTGAACTTGTGGATGCCAGCGTTCTTAGAGCAAAAAGTCTTGATGAATTCTTAACCATAAGCCTCAAACGAGCTAAGGACGAGGGGCTGTTATTTGCCGCTCATCTCAAGGCCACCATGATGAAGGTCAGCGACCCGGTAATATTCGGGCACGTATTAAAAGCCTATTTCGCCGACGTCTTTGCCAAGTACGGTGACAAGATTAACGCTAGTGGTGCTCGTCCAAGGGACGGGTTAGGCGCGATTTTCCAAGCGCTAGAGAAAATACCGGATGGCGAAGACATCAAGGCAGCCTTTAGGGCTCAGCTTGAGACTGAACCCGAGTTGGCAATGGTGGACTCTGATCGCGGAATCACTTGTCTGCATGTACCCAGTGACATAATCGTCGATGCCTCAATGCCTGCAATGATTCGTGCCGGCGGGCTGATGTGGAACCGCTTCGGGCAGACTCAGCAAACGCTGGCAGTTATTCCTGATAGCTCATATTCTGGGGTTTACCAAGCAGTTATTGATGATTGCCGAGCCAATGGTGCATTGAACCCGGAAACTATGGGAACCGTCCCAAATATTGGGTTAATGGCGATGGCAGCCGAAGAGTACGGCAGTCACGATAAAACCTTCGAGATTAGCGCCAGCGGTGAAGTTCTAATCGTTGATGAGTCCGGACGTGAACTTACCAGCCACCAGGTTGGTGCAGGCGATATTTGGCGAGCCTGCCAAACGAAAGATCTAGCCATCCGAGACTGGGTTAAATTGGCTGTGGATCGAGCCGATTTACTGCAGATGCCGGTGGTCTTCTGGTTGGACAAATCACGCGCTCATGACGCCAAACTTATTGAACTAGTCACAAAATACCTTGGCGACTACGACACGTCCCGACTTACGATCGAAATTCTTAACCCAGTTGAAGCCACCAAATACACTTTGCGGCGGCTACGTGATGGCCAGTCCACAATATCGGCAACCGGTAACGTGTTGCGAGACTATCTGACAGACCTATTCCCAATTTTAGAACTAGGCACGTCTGCCAAAATGTTATCTATCGTCCCATTGTTATCTGGTGGTGGACTATTCGAGACAGGTGCTGGCGGATCAGCTCCTAAGCATGTCCAACAGTTCTTGACTGAAGGCCACTTGCGTTGGGATTCTTTGGGCGAGTTCCTGGCTTTAGGCGTTTCATTAAGCCAATGGGCTAGGCTTAACTCCTGTCGGCAGGCAGAAATCTTGGCTAGCACTCTGGACGCAGCAACTCAGCGCCTTCTAGAAGAGGGGCGCTCCCCCGCCAGACAATCCGGAAAAATAGATAACCGTGGCACCCACTACTATCTGGCAAGTTATTGGGCTGACGAGCTTGCTCACCAACGCGAAGATGAAGCTTTGGCTAGCACGTTTGCCCCTCTCGCCCGCCAGCTAGCCAAGAGTGAAGAAGCCATAATGAATGAGTTGCTGGCGGCTCAAGGCAAGCCAGTAGATATTGGCGGCTACTACGACCCCAACGAGAAACTAGTGGCTAAGGCGATGCGTCCTAGCAAGACATTCAATTCATTGATTGATGCATTCTAG
- a CDS encoding MATE family efflux transporter: protein MSGESAREIGRLAIPTLGALLVSPTLMLADSAIIGHWSTDALAGLGLAQTILLTIVGLCIFLAYSTTASTARALGAGHKAKGIKLGIDAIWLALILGLLAIAILVPAGAWLLTLFGADPSVTTEASKYLRVSALGMPAMLAVQAATGVIRGLQDARTPLLIALSAAVLNVPLSILLVFVVGWGIVGAGVGTVICEYLMASTLVVIVGRQAVAAKVSLRPELSGVANAWRDGLPLLVRTISMRIALILLSVGVARLGTVQLAAHQVVWNIWGFLVNALDSLAIAAQALTGKYLGRSEVDQLHAVSAKMARWGVAGGTIAAVVVLGASWVVPTLFSNDVSVQTAIRVGLFVVVLCQPLAGYVYVLDGVLMGAGDAWYLAKVAISNLAIFLPAIWWLVGYGPKGNLGLACIWLSWGGWFMAARAVTLWLRYRSDAWVRVGD from the coding sequence GTGTCTGGCGAGTCAGCGCGAGAGATTGGGCGGTTAGCTATCCCAACTTTGGGTGCTTTGCTGGTTTCGCCAACGCTTATGCTTGCCGACTCTGCAATTATCGGGCATTGGTCGACGGATGCTTTAGCTGGTTTAGGGCTCGCCCAAACTATTTTATTGACTATCGTTGGGCTTTGTATTTTTTTGGCCTACTCCACGACTGCTTCGACTGCACGAGCTTTAGGCGCTGGTCATAAAGCAAAAGGCATCAAATTAGGTATTGACGCTATTTGGCTAGCGCTTATTCTTGGCCTTCTAGCTATCGCTATTTTGGTTCCAGCAGGGGCTTGGCTGCTGACTCTCTTTGGTGCAGACCCGTCAGTTACCACCGAAGCAAGTAAATATTTGCGGGTCAGTGCTCTAGGAATGCCTGCGATGCTAGCGGTTCAAGCTGCTACCGGGGTCATTCGTGGTTTGCAAGATGCTCGCACGCCGTTGCTAATTGCCCTCAGCGCGGCAGTGCTTAACGTGCCGCTGTCCATATTGCTGGTTTTTGTGGTTGGGTGGGGAATTGTTGGGGCTGGTGTCGGAACGGTCATCTGTGAGTACCTGATGGCATCGACTCTGGTAGTTATTGTTGGCCGGCAAGCCGTTGCGGCTAAGGTCAGTTTGCGTCCGGAACTATCGGGGGTGGCTAACGCTTGGCGTGATGGACTTCCACTGCTGGTACGTACCATTTCGATGCGAATTGCGTTGATTCTTTTGTCAGTTGGGGTAGCGAGATTAGGCACTGTACAGCTAGCGGCTCACCAGGTGGTTTGGAATATCTGGGGATTCTTAGTCAACGCTCTAGATTCGCTGGCGATAGCCGCTCAGGCATTAACCGGAAAATATCTCGGACGCTCAGAGGTGGATCAACTGCATGCTGTATCAGCCAAAATGGCCAGGTGGGGAGTAGCTGGCGGGACGATAGCTGCCGTAGTCGTTTTGGGTGCCTCATGGGTGGTGCCGACCTTATTCTCAAACGACGTCAGCGTGCAGACAGCGATTAGGGTAGGCCTTTTCGTGGTCGTCCTCTGCCAGCCGTTGGCTGGATACGTTTATGTATTAGACGGCGTACTGATGGGGGCAGGGGATGCCTGGTATCTGGCCAAAGTAGCCATCTCCAACTTGGCAATTTTCTTACCCGCTATCTGGTGGCTGGTTGGCTATGGGCCTAAAGGCAACCTTGGGCTAGCCTGCATTTGGCTTTCTTGGGGAGGCTGGTTCATGGCAGCTAGGGCAGTGACGCTGTGGTTGCGATATCGAAGCGACGCCTGGGTTAGGGTCGGTGACTAG